The Cyclopterus lumpus isolate fCycLum1 chromosome 18, fCycLum1.pri, whole genome shotgun sequence nucleotide sequence AGTATATGTCAGGCTCTGCGTTCACCGACAATAAACAGTTTTCTCACCACTGTTCATCTGTCGTATTACCGACTCCCAAAGGCAAAGAGGGCTTAAATGAAGAAGGGGCACTTTGTCAATGTCCACAAACATAGAGCCCTACATACCGAGCTTGGAGGAAGACTGCAGGCCCTACGTCACTCAGGGGAAGCCCTAATTAAAACCCATGAAGGGCCCATGACCTTAACACCAGTGCATCCCATCAGACATCACATACATATCCTGGTTGAATATtggtttgacaaaaaaaaagaaaaggctaaTTCGACGTTGAAAGCCAGAAGGGAAAGTATTATGTGGATGAGACTACATGGGGTGTTCACATTTCTGAACGTGAAAAGACATTCATACTCAAGATAAGGttaattgtttgtgttattCGTGGTAATAGTTCTTCACTCCACAGTGACCGACAGTACATTAAAGTTCATTTCTGTCCAAACGTTCCATGATCGCCTCTTTCTCGCCTGTGCCACTTCAAAGTGacatctctccctctttctcactTGAAAGAGGGAGAAATCCCCTGTCTTCATCCCACGTTATTTAAAAAGGGgcgtgtctctctttctgtactTTTCAAACTTGCCAAACATCTCTAATCTTTCCTCAGAAGTGTATTTCATTCTTCCGGGTAGTCCAAGAGATTTCAACGGTAATCCCAAAGACTGGTTCCCTGGTTCGTTCCCTGGAAACtgacactcgtacactcactactgaaacactcgtacactcactactgaaacactcgtacactcactactgaaacacttacactcactactgaaacactcgtacactcactactgaaacactcgtacactcactactgaaacactcgtacactcactactgaaacacttacactcactactgaaacactcgtacactaactactgaaacacttacacacatactactgaaacactcgtacactaactactgaaacacttacacacatactattgaaacactcgtacactaactactgaaacacttacacacatactactgaaacactcgtacactcactactgaaaaacttacacacatactactgaaacactcttaaactcactactgaaacacttacacacatactagtGAAACACTCTTaaactcactactgaaacacttacacacatgctactgaaacacttgtacactcactactgaaacacttacacactcactactgaaacactcgtacactcactactgaaacactcgtacactcactactgaaacacttacacactcactactgaaacactcgtacactcactactgaaacactcgtacactcactactgaaacacttacacactcactactgaaacactcgtacactcactactgaaacactcgtacactcactactgaaacactcgtacactaactactgaaacacttacacactactgaaattacttgtatgaatacatgtgagacgcttgcacatcctcatgtaagagcatacatacatataactgaaaacagatagatacgtatacatgtttcacttgtatgcatgtaagcgtaagagtatttacagagtatgtatgtatgtatgtgtaagtgtttcagtagtgagtgtacaagcgtttcaatagtgaatgtacgagtgtttcattagtatgtgtgtaagtgtttcagtagtgagtttaagagtgtttcattagtatgtgtgtaagtgtttcagtagtgagtttaagagtgtttcattagtatgtgtgtaagtgtttcagtagttcgtgtacgagtgtttcagtagtatgtgtgtaagtgtttcagtagtgtgtgtgtatatatatgtatatgtgtactgttgtttatataaacacatttagaGTTATTTTCTACATCGTTTCAAGAGCTACACCAGGCAAAGATGGATTTATATGCATTTTGTGGCCTGTTTGTAGGAGATAAGTGCACAAGAATTGTGATTTGTCCTCCAAAAGATGGCGCCACAGATCTACCAGGCAGCAGTGTTTCCTGGCCATTGACACATTGTACTGAGGGGAAACTTCCAGTATCAAGACAACACTGGACAGTCATGTGACTTCAGTTCTGAGCCTTTTGACGCTGATGTGATATAGATATGTATAAGTCGTGGTTATCCATCCCACAGGCAATTTAAGTGGACGCTTATGGTTGTTGTGCCCTAATTCAATGCCAGAGGTTTTCAGGGTTATTAAGATttcataatataaatacatccCCAtggactttgttttttaaagtgttattcttttataatatattttaataaagttgttatccttttataatatatttattcagaTTCCAATTAGATCTACCTCACAGTTCTGCATAGTTGTTACTATTTAGTTCAGcagtgcatgaagtacacaccCCATTACACACCCCATTACACACCCCATTACACACTAAGTTGCAGTGTCTGCTAAAACACCTCCTCGCAAACCTGTTTTTGCAGTGAGTGGAGGAACTCTGCTTTGTTTTCCAGCTTTTGGTCACTAGACACTCATTACGTCAGATGTTTGCCAAATGAAATCCCGGATCTTATAATTGCATCAGACGGAGCTGTCCTGCAACATGGGAAAGGCCGTTCACAGCTGTACCTCCCCAAGTCCAAATACTGTACAAGTGCAGATACATGTGGTACAAACTGATGGTACATAATTGCCTAATACACTCAGGAAGTAAAATACAATGGATCTACATATTGGAAGTATTAAAAGGGGAAGCAGTCATAAAGTGTTGCTGTACTTTTAACCCTCAGATACATCAGTGATGTTAATTTCTTTTGCAAAATGCTCAATCAAACTATATAATACTTCCACTCACTTGTCTCTTCCTTCATTGTCCCTCTCTGCCTTCATCTTATAAATTATTCCCAGTGGCTCTTGGATTTGTCTACGAGGTATTCattttcctttgttttcatttaagtACAAAGCTTCAATGTCTAAAAGTCAAGTTGAAAGACATCAAATCATCCACGTACAATAAAatggtgtttgtgtctgtttggcCACTAGCGTCATGTCTCCTCTCACTGTTACTGGACTTCAGTCAACTCTCAGCCACCAGCGACTGAGAGAACATCTTGGTCTTTTCATGAACACCACACATGTACTccgttatttatttttctctgtgcACCAAAAGGAAGGGCCTCTCTTTGGCTGAGCACTACTAGAACATGCACAGAAGGAAGTTTGGGGAACCTGGTCCAGTCTTTGTTGAGATGGAACATTGGGAAACAGTTGCACACTGTTTGATTGAGACAGAGTGCAATGAGATACCGTATGCGGTCGGCCTATTCTCAGTACAGCTACTTTTCACCTTCATGTCTATTCCGCATACATGCCATTCAATCTGACCACCCAGAAGGCAAAGGTCAGGGTCAGACCTCCCACCATTTATTAACAAAGTATCACATAcagtaatttatttaaaaaagattgaTCACCAGAGAATATGCAACAGTCTGAACAAGTAGTCCACACTTTCAACAAAAGTgagtgtttttaaattgttaataAATCAGTGAAACTGTTTATGAATGCTTAAGACATTAAGACACTATTTGATTTTGTTCTCACATAATACCTTTTGATTTGCCTACACCTGGCTTCCCTGAAAATCAGTGCTCGTTGTCAGAAATTAAAATTAAGAATACACGTAGCGTGGTAGCGCGCACAATTAAGGGAATGTTTTGCACAACGAGAAACAAACATAACAGACATGTAGTTATGGGGGAACCAGTGGCGCGATGCCCCGGCTCTGACTCTGTCTGCAGGCAGCGTCATGACCTGATGCGTTTGGCTATTTGAGGATCTTCCTGACTGCTCCCTCCGCCGTGTGCTAAACCACCGAGATGCTGGCGGCCATTTTCATCAGTTGGCTGCTTGAGGAGATGAAGTTATATGGAAAAATCAgtgaagaaaatgtaaacatctgTTGTAGTTGTCCATTATACAAGTGTCTTCTTCATGCAGGATTTAATAGCCTAAAGTTTACTGAATCCTCTCGGACACTTGGGAGAAAATGTTTGACATTAAAAGGGCATTTCAAATAAGCAGAGTCGTACACACCTTTCTTTTACTGCTTTCATTCTCGACACTCAATGCATTGTGGAACTTCAAGCCCAATGCTTCTTCCAGCTCTGGAAACACGAGAACACAGACAATGAGAGTGATAGTGGGCGACCTATTTTTTACCGACATCCCAGTAAGTAATGCACAAAAACCAGTAAGGTGACAACGTGTTCCAGCGCATCCAAGACAACACCCGAGAACAAAAATGTACTGTGGACGGAACTGCGAGTACCTGTGAGAATGTGGTCGAGTTTCCCCACCAACAGGTCAGCGTCCTCCTTCGTGAAGCACATGGGGGGCTTCAATTTGAGCACATTGCGATGCGGCCCGTCAGCACTAAGAAGGATGCACTGTTCCTTTAgcctggggagggggggggtatgaaTTATTCTCTCCTCACTGCATCGATTTACTCAAATAAACTATCTGGCATTTAACTAAACAGATGTTTTGACCGCACgtagcaggaaaagcacaggtggaaGCGATGGTATTCACGccggcaacaacaacagcaggcACACCCAAGTGGACCCGCCTCTAATACTGACATCTTAATAATACTAATTACCAGTGAATATAAGGTGCagcattttgatttaaaaatgaatgggGATATCATGACGAGGAGTTCTTATCTGGCAAATATTATACATTACGATTCAAGTGTTCTTCGCAGTGCACTAAAGCCATCATAACGCTGGTGGAACTTTTCATGGTTCAGTTATCAAGCAGCCTTGTTGCTTTAAATGCTGCAtcaagtgttttattattattgatatgaCATAAATCACTAATCTGAGTTCTCACACTTACCTATATATGACTTCCTGGGCTTCTGCTGTAGCAGGAGTAAGCTTCAACCTGTCCTTCACAAGCTCCACCCCAGCAAAGAGGCCTTGACACCTGCAGGATGGGAAATGGCAAATGGAAATTATTCCATAGAAAGTCCTTTGATTGGGTTTCTCTCCCAAAACATGTTTTGGATCAAAGTAATCTAATCCTATGTATACCTTTTAATGAATAATCTaccaattttttttaatcatagtGTAAGCTATTATATTGAGTACTTAAACAGCTCTCTAGGAAGCAGTATTcaggcttttattgttttattactcTTGTAAAGTGTAGGCGCACAACAATCCCACAGCTGTTTAAGTACTCAATATAATAGCTTACAGTAGTGACAGGGAATGTTTTCAATAGGGGTTTGTTAGAACATAACACAGCTGGAAGTCCAACGTAACCATATTCTAGTATTAAtaactttgtgtttgtgtgtgtgtgtgtgtgtgtgtgtgtgtttacctgatatCACCAACCAGTGGATGCTTCTCTTTCTGCTCTTCCAGCAGACCGGTCAGGTATCTCCCCACACGCAGTGCATTACCCTGGAGATCCTCTTTCTCGAGCACATCTAGGACGGCCATGCCGATGGCACACGACACCGGGTTGCCACCAAACTGAGAAATGCAAAAcccacacacagaggaaagatTACACCGCGGTTACACTCACTCCACCTGGGAAATCAGCTGCTTGCTCATCACGACAATCTGAGGACAGAACAACACTCAATATATAACAGGCTCACAATGTCACACAGTCCGCTCAGTTCTTTTGCTTATGCTAAACTGGCAACACATTCAACTCAACTTCTTTTAGCATGTGACTGGAAAAGATCCAAACTGCAGCAAACTGACTGAAAATACATTCTCCAAACTATATTTGTTTCACAAGAAGTAACTGTAATCTGAGGCAAAACATACTGTCTTGGACAGAATGTATTTTCCCACATAATGTGGAAAACAGATGTGTTGatggttatttttggggagtttttcctgatccgatgtgaggtcctgggacagagatgtcgtatgtgtacagattgtaaagccctcagaggcaaatttgtaatttgtgatttgaactgaattgaattgatacgCTTGGCAAATAGACAAGAACATCATGTCAAGGACGAGGTCGGGTCAGTGACATTTTGGgtcatttcatgttttcttctctgcctttgtgttttttgttgttgttataattCTTCAATCATTTTTTCAGAATATAATATCCCTCGCACAATCCATCCTCACGCTCTTACCGTATTGAAATACTCTATTCCAGACGCCATGAAGGACTCTGCCACCTCTTTGGTTGTGACGACACATGACATTGGGTGACCGTTGCCAATAGGCTTTCCCATGGTGACGATGTCGGGCACAAAGTCCTCTCCCTGAAGCTGGAAGGCCCAGAAGTGGGTGCCAACACGGCCAAAGCCCACCTGGACTTCATCAGCGATGAAAACGCCTCCTGCCTGGCGGACGTGCCTGTAGAGTGTGGGGATGCACTCGGATTAGCTACTCATTCTCTCAATAACTCACAAAAGCAACATGATGCAATGTTCTTTTGATACTGCAGTGCTGTCTGGGGTCGTCACAGGAGAATACTCATTCTAAACCCATAACTATGCATTCTGGTGCAGCTGCTATATGCTTTTCTGTACTTTGCTTTAAGCATTTGTTTTGCAAAGTGCAAAGTACACATTTaagaagcaaacacacacatgaactaaTCTCTGCAGTAACTCGGGTACATACTGTGCCACTTGCTGGAAATAGCCCGGCGGGGGAATGACCTGCCCGCCACAACTCTGCAATGACTCAGCAATGAATGCGGCAATCTGCACAAGAGAAACCCATCAGGCCTATCAATCTGAAGCCAGACGGATACACTGGAAACGAGGAGGAATTCTAGCATCTTTGACCTGTTGATCTCCCTCTTTCAAGTGAGAAAGAGGCGATCATGGAACGTTTGGACAGAAATGAACTTTAATGTACTGTCGGTCACTGTGGagtgaaacaaaacagaaatgctGGCTGGGTATTCACTTGAAAAACAGTACACAGTTGTGCATTTGACAAGATCAGCAGGGTGCAACGTTTAATCACATACATGTATCTCTCCAGTATCACATGGGTTATTGTACTCCTTTCGTTGGTTTCCTCCTGTAGACGCATGTCTGCACAAACATCCGTTAGAAACATTCTGTAAAATCCCTGGGCAGAAATCACGTCCCTCTCGCCAGTGGAAGCAGGGTTGGCGTGAGCTTTTCAATATACGATATATGAAGAGCCAACAACCTTGGGCAATAAGAGTCCCCTACATGAGTTCTTTTGAACTGGAATTTGACCTTAAACACCAGAGTGCTTGGCCTGAACCTGagaaatagaaagagaaaaaaaggaggtaaATCTAATATGTATTCGTGAATAAAAGGGGGTAATGATTCCATGTTGTTTTCATACTCAAGGAAATTTGACATTtgcataatacatttttttttgatATTCAGGGCCATGGTccttggagaaaaaaagattcatgTAAAAATGCAAAATCCAGCAAATAATATGTGTCACCATATTTCTGCAGTGACTTCTGCAATCTCAAAACACAAACTGTACCTTGCCTCCTTTTTCATGGACTCTGTGTATCATATCTTTGACTTCATCTGCATATGCTGAGGCAGGGTCAGGGTGGTCTGCTCTGTATTTGCCTCTGTATACATCTGGGCTGGGAGCCTGTGTAAGGGGCGAGACGTTGAGATGATTAATAAAGCCGAGTCACGGGCAATGGCTGcgtcctcgtgtgtgtgtgtgtgtgtggcaaattaataaacaaaaaagaggCAAATCAATTAATAGGAAAAGTAGAGTATTCATGCTAGATTTGCTTAATATTTGACTGATGATGGACACCTTCTTAAAAATGCAACACATAATGAAAATAGCTCCTCgggatagaaaaataaatataaaaaccgACAGGACGACTCCGCGAACATCTTGGAAAACAACGACGACAGTTGTAATCTCATTATCCTTTGTTACATCAAATTCTTTTCAGGTCGAGATTCTTTGACTGTgccgggggaggggaggggtggaggtggaggtgtgggtgggggaggcggggttaaataactgacgtgtttttttttaagcctcttGAAAGCCCGGTAGTGCAAGTTGAGTTATGGTGTTTTAATAGTGTGCAGGAAGGCGGACGGGGAAAGAAAAAGCACTCACCACATGGACTGATTGAATCTGCTCAGTATCTGACAGTTGGATGAACTTATACGGACTGATGGCGATGAGCGATGAGACATGGCCGTGATACGCACTgcaaacaaagcaaacacatgCAGGCCACGGACCAAACGGGTCAGTTCTCTCACTTGCAATACGCCCTTTTCCCAGCATCCATTTGGACATGTCCTAGCAAGGTAGACACATGTGTAGTTGATGAAATGACGCAGCCATTctagtgagccagcatgcacaaaaCCAGGGCCCGGACGCAATTAAACACAGCCTATTAGtttattagtttagtttattatttattaactaTTAATTACGCCTGTGTTGACAGGTCAACccggctgctgtgaaaagggcctatAATCACGTGGAGTGTGCAAAAACATGGATATGTGACATATAAGACAGAACTATTTTCACCACACAAAAGTATACCATATACAATTGTTTACAAAAGGACTCATTATCATCTAGTTATATCCATTTTGCTCGTCTGGCACTGTAGCAGGTGTTTTTTGAACAACGACCAGGCAAAAACACTTACTTTTCCAACGTGATGACGTCTTTGTGTCCAGAGTACTGCCATGCTAGTCGAAGGGCCAGGTCGTTGGCTTCAGAGCTGAAGTTCAAAGGGGCAAGGGTTACTTTGAGTTACTCAGTCACTACAGAATACACAAGGGAAGCCGTGGATGTCACTAGCACGTATATGATATAAGTGACTcctatttataaaaatgtaaaagcgGAATTATGCTTGAATATCTGAGTGAAATATTGAAGCTATTTTTACCGTGAAACTGTAGCTCAATTAGTAATATAATGAATTGCCCAACccgtatgttgttgttttataacAATATCAGCCTCTGGTACATTGGCTCGACCTGAGAGTAAATACACAGCCTCCATATTGACTATTTTTCATCCACGCTAAGGTCAAACCTATGTGGACACACaaaaatgatataaaaaaacCATGGGCATTAATTATTATGCTGCTATAACAGCCTCAAAACTCTTCTGCGAAAGCTTTCAATGTGATTCTGGAACCTGGCTGCAAGGTTTCACCTCTTTTCAACCACAATAACATGACTGAGGTGTTCCCTTCATGCCTATGTGTTAGATGTTAGATGTTCGATGGGGTTACGGTCAGCTCTCTTTGCAGGTCAGTCAGGTTCTTACTCTCCAAACTCAGAAAACGTTCCTCGGGGCATTGTTGACATGGGTCATGTTGACATAAAGAAATGGTCCCCACACGTTACGCCTCAATGTTGGAAGTGTAATATTGTCTATAATGTTGCTGTATGCTGTGGCATTTCCCTGAAGTGAAACTACGGGTTACCTTCCCCCTTTGTCTTCAGTAAAATCTGATTGCGCATGAGTGCACTTTTGACCTGTTGCACAGGTTTTTTTAGAAAACCCCTCAATTAAGATCTCTGTTTTGTCTGTTTCATGTTTCTCAATGCTCCAACCCTGAAACGGGTAAATCCTGTTTACACGGCAGAACACGCAAGGGATGTAAATATGTAACCAAGCCAGACTGGTCCAGTTTGATAACAAGGGTTGTCTCGAGAGCCTTTGTCAAGGCTGAGAAAGCATTGCATCACGTTCTTTTGTCTCGTGATCCTATACGGTCTCTAGGAAGGCTGGCCTGAATTGTTCACTTTTAACTTTAATCTTTTAATTGTGTTTGTATTCATcaacttcttcttttgttgttgcacATAACTATCGTACTTGAAAAATACAGACGGGCGAGAGGCTGATCCAAAGTGTGTCGTCCCCTCTTGATTACAGTTAATTGATAGCCAGTCTCTCGGGATACAGTTCAAGTAATTTAAGACGACATGAGAAAAAGATATGAATAAATGATAATTGCACCCGTCAATcaatttcccccccccccgtacccTGAGTTGACAAAGTAGCACACAGAAAGCTTGTCGGGCAGTGTGGCCTGCAGCCTCTGGGCATACAGTACAAGGTTGTCGTGCAAGAATCGCGAGTTGGTGTTGAGCAGTTCCATCTGCTGAGCTCCGGCCTTCACGACATCCGGGTGACAGTGGCCCACTGGGGAATGGAAAGAAAGGATGCACACATGTACAACCGGTCCTCACGgtcaggacaacaacaacaaaaatcatcGAACTGTAATTTGAAGCCAAAAACGTACCATGACAACTGATATTAAAAAAGGCACATAATTGGAGgccatacatttaaatgaaagtgAGTGGTGAATGCGATAGCTCAGGAGACATCCTGTGATacattcctgtctgtctgcaaaCCGTAGTGCAGCTTTAGCCACTCCGAATGAGGTGGGCATTACATGACGACATCGCAGAGCAGATCAGTTGGTCAAGTCAGTCTGCTCATGCTCCAGTGAAAAGAAGTCCTCAAATATAACACCTCTATAGCTTCGAAGGCACATTTGAGCCTAACACTCTTTTAAATGTTGGACATCAAAGTGGTATTAAAATAGATCAtattttgaatgtgtgtttaccGTGAGCCACGTTGTTGATGCAATCCAGATAGCGGCGTCCTTTTTCATCGTACATGTACTGGCCTTTGGCTTTCACAATCTTGATAGGGTCATGGCTGAAGAAAATCTTACAAGATGGCCTGCAGAGGAGCTAATATTGATATTTCCACACATGCAAAATGTGCCCATCACCCTGATTTAGCAGGTTGTGTATGTTGTACAGTGGTTAAGAAGTTGTCATACTGGCTGTGAAGGGCACAACAGAAATGAATTGCAAATTAACTACTGCTTAGCTAGAAATACACCACCTAATTAATAAATAGGCCTACAATTAATTTCAGACATTTTTAAGGGGAGAAAATTCTTGAAATGACGGTATTAAAAAACCACCAAGTTTCCACTATTTCATGCTGCACCTCGAGAAAGTCTTTCAGTAATTTGAAAACACGGACAGACGCTCGTATTGTGTATTGAAAACTTTGCGTCGCATGATAACCGGCTGTCAATCATCTTACCCGATGTGCTTCTTCCTCAGCTCTATCGTCTTCCCTTTCACGAATGTTTCCGCCGACATCCCGCTGTTGTTGAGCTCGACGCACGACGCACCGACTCGATGATTACAACATCTGCTCGCGCACAAATAACCCAGCTGTACCTATGGTCAAGGGGCTGTACTCCACGAGCGCGCGCGCACGGGCAGCGAGAGCGAGCGCGCGCGCGAGAGAGACGCGCACTCACGCTGCAGATTCCGAAGTTGAACAGCTGCCGCAGGTGTTTCAATCAACAGCTGTTGTACAGCTTGTGTATACTTTTATAGATTTACATTATATTCTACTACTATATTTCAGAAGCAGAAGGATTTTCGTCCAAATTATTCGTCCACACCTCAACAATGTATAAACAAAAGAATatatgttaaaaacaaattagCATTAAAGTATCAGTAATAATAAGCCAATAATTTAAGATGCTAATATGACACTGACAGGAGTTGTATTCGCATAGTAAAGTTTGTATGTATTGTGCACTACAGTGCAAGCTTTAAGTGTAAATCAATATAATTTCTAGTTATTATAGCTGCAGTTActtatatataaaacatcataataacaatGGTAATGTAACTACGACACTTAAAGGGACACTGAGGATTAACATAACAGCAAATCTATTGTTTTATGAAATTGAAAGACTGTTTATTTGGTTCCAACAGTACAGTCATATGAAATGTCATCTTGAAATACAGTGGCTATGAACACCAGGGTCTTTAAAGAAATGTCAATCAAGTTGGTAAAAAAAATTGAATGATACAAACACAAAGTGAACAAAAACCacaaccaaaagaaaaagcagtttAAACAGAAAGCCGTGAGGTGAAATGTGCTTATAGTTGTTTTGCTTCTGACCCAGGACTGCACTTTATTTTGGAGAGTGTGTGGCAATACACTTATTTCAGTAAGGCTGCGGTGCATTGGAGGAAACAAATCTGTAAGAGTTACTGATAAGAGGACAATATATTTTAGAATAATGCAGATGGATGCGACTTCTACGACAATCAAAGAAGTGTTGATGAGTCAGGTGTGGCCTATGGGCATAAGCTACTATAAGTTTCTACTGAGGAAGActggactcacacacacgcacacaggcacacacacacacacacacacacacacgcacacacacacacacacacacacacacacacacgcacacacacagtgagtcaTTTTTGAGCCCCTTCTCAGCTCTGTTAATACTgatatggaaataaatgtacattctGCGATTAGCAGAATAAACTAAATTTTAATA carries:
- the etnppl gene encoding ethanolamine-phosphate phospho-lyase isoform X2, with amino-acid sequence MSAETFVKGKTIELRKKHIGPSCKIFFSHDPIKIVKAKGQYMYDEKGRRYLDCINNVAHVGHCHPDVVKAGAQQMELLNTNSRFLHDNLVLYAQRLQATLPDKLSVCYFVNSGSEANDLALRLAWQYSGHKDVITLENAYHGHVSSLIAISPYKFIQLSDTEQIQSVHVAPSPDVYRGKYRADHPDPASAYADEVKDMIHRVHEKGGKIAAFIAESLQSCGGQVIPPPGYFQQVAQHVRQAGGVFIADEVQVGFGRVGTHFWAFQLQGEDFVPDIVTMGKPIGNGHPMSCVVTTKEVAESFMASGIEYFNTFGGNPVSCAIGMAVLDVLEKEDLQGNALRVGRYLTGLLEEQKEKHPLVGDIRCQGLFAGVELVKDRLKLTPATAEAQEVIYRLKEQCILLSADGPHRNVLKLKPPMCFTKEDADLLVGKLDHILTELEEALGLKFHNALSVENESSKRKPTDENGRQHLGGLAHGGGSSQEDPQIAKRIRS
- the etnppl gene encoding ethanolamine-phosphate phospho-lyase isoform X1; translated protein: MSAETFVKGKTIELRKKHIGPSCKIFFSHDPIKIVKAKGQYMYDEKGRRYLDCINNVAHVGHCHPDVVKAGAQQMELLNTNSRFLHDNLVLYAQRLQATLPDKLSVCYFVNSGSEANDLALRLAWQYSGHKDVITLENAYHGHVSSLIAISPYKFIQLSDTEQIQSVHVAPSPDVYRGKYRADHPDPASAYADEVKDMIHRVHEKGGKIAAFIAESLQSCGGQVIPPPGYFQQVAQHVRQAGGVFIADEVQVGFGRVGTHFWAFQLQGEDFVPDIVTMGKPIGNGHPMSCVVTTKEVAESFMASGIEYFNTFGGNPVSCAIGMAVLDVLEKEDLQGNALRVGRYLTGLLEEQKEKHPLVGDIRCQGLFAGVELVKDRLKLTPATAEAQEVIYRLKEQCILLSADGPHRNVLKLKPPMCFTKEDADLLVGKLDHILTELEEALGLKFHNALSVENESSKRKQPTDENGRQHLGGLAHGGGSSQEDPQIAKRIRS